GGGATAATGGTGAAAtttgttgaactgttgagccTCTAATTACTGGTAGTAAGAATCACAATAGAAGCATGGATGTTACTAAATTGACTTCTCCACATTGGCCTAGTTATGACCCCTTAAAGATAGTTGTAGAGAAGTAATGTATTTGTTGATTAGTAATATAGCAAACTTGATTGCATTGTAAAACAGCAAACAGCAAAGAAAGCAATATCACTGCAAAGGCTGATGATGCGTACACGTTAGTGTGATTGATAAAGATTTGTGAAACAAAATAGTATAAAAGTAATCTGATAGGTCTCTTTTGGTGATTGTTGTCTCCAATCATTACCTCGAATAGGTTAATCCTTTTTATCATTTATCGTGTTCGAATTTTCATCTGGCCGGTCAATGACCTGTGACCATGTGTATGGCTTGATTGGACTACTTTGAATTCAAAGAAAAACATGGATCCATTTGACTTGGGGTTCTTACCTGAAATGGAAAATCTAAGTTTTTGACATGTTTCCTGCTTTTGTGAAGTTATGAGAAACTCCATAACATGGATCTCTTTTATTGCTGATTTTATTTTAGACCTCCGGAATAGTATCCCACATATTTGACTTACACATAGGTTTTTAAGCTTTTGTTTGTGAGTACTCTATCTGATTAAGATACCCGGAACTCAATGTAATGAGTTCTTTTCTATTGCACTGACATTGCACTTTTTGTTTTCAGAGCTGAAAAATCTTGTGTCTTGATGCCTTTAAGTCAATAAAAGTAACAGTCTAGTAATATTGATTCTTGATTACGTGATTTAAATCTTGGACATCATGTGATGTTTATAGGAAATGTTTCACTGCAGTACTACCTCTGTACCTTttgtggaacggagggagtactatataaacttttacaacTGGTGGAAGTATGTGGTACCATACTTGGGTTTCTCCTTTAAAGCTATACAATTAGTTCATCTGTTAATAGAATTACTTGTGATTCCTAAAGTAAATACAGCTGTTCAAAACATAAACCAGTCTGAAACTTAACAGCACGAGTTACTTTTCGTATTTACAGACGCATTAACTAATTTCTTTTACCTTGGATATTTTTTTGTACAGATACCGACGGGTTTGAGATCCCAAGCTTGTCAGTTGGAGAATCTGATCTAAGTAAGCTGGATGTTCCAGAAGTGAAGGACAATAAAATCTCTGTTTCAAAGGTTAGTTTTTCAAGGGTTATTTCATTTATTAGATTTTCAGCTCTTTAATCATCATTACTTAGACCGAAACATGATAACAACTTAACCAAATGCTGAAATCAGATATTAAGCCTAGTAATGACATGTTCTACAACTTATACAATCAGCAGCATACATAGTACAAACAACATacataccatcatttagatagaATTCAGTAATATCATTAAATGTGTATTTATTCCTTCTCTACGATTCTTCTCGTAAATTTATGACATCTAAGAGTCATAATAATCACTGAGTTTAAGACTTAACATCTCACTCAAAGTAGTATCAAAACTACCAAACCTTTAGGTCCTATAGACAAGTTATTTACCATTTCGAGACATGATTCATCTTAGATGTTGTAAGTACGAGTCACCTTTAGGGTAATGCATACTCATAACTTCCAAAATGAAATACAAGCAAACCCAAATAGTCACATGCATTCTCATTAAAGCTATTAATTTCTCTCAGAGCATCACTTTGGCGACACTTAGTCTGGTAATAAAAGGTATAGATGGTTTACAATTTGCAGCTTTTAAAACCGAAAAGTCAGATTATATAGTTACGATGAACTACTTTAATTTGAAGTCCAAATATACCGGTGTACGTACACTTTACCGCGACCTTTATTTAGTCGAAATAAAGGACTTCAACATGGAGAAAACTGATGCAGAAACCTCTATATGAACGAAAAGATCTGTTGTATGAGCAATAACTGGCCTTAGTGTTCTTTCATCGTCCTCTTGCTACTACTCTTTGAACATATGAAGAAGTAAAAGTCTGCATGTTGATAGATGAATCTTCTACGACTAATTCAGTACTCTGTGTACTAATTTTTCACCCTTTAAAGGCATGTAGGAAGACTGTAAATCCTGTGTCAGAAGAACTACATCTGTATGCCGAAAAAGACTtatctctagtattagacttgttTTACAACAACTCATAGAATCAGCACCATATATAGTACAAACACCATAGATGCCTGAAAAGATCATAAAATTTAGATAGATTGATTCATTAATAGCCACAAGTTTGTACTTATTCCATCTCTACAGCTTTAGCAACAATATGTAATCAGTAATTACATCAACTTAGTGGAATAACATCGTAAACAGTGCATAAACATCGAATATAAGAAATCAGGAAACTAATTTTTATGTTTATGGATTATATTTTTTACTTCTATTTCTCATGATTGAATGACGGATAaaatttatttgcttttattgctAGGGGCTAGAAGAGAGTCGTCTTTAACTTGCCCTGTGTACGTCTGTTACTAAGCTTTCCATCATGAGTTAGAGAGACACCACTTTACCTAGCTACATATACTCAATCTTAATCTAAATTACATGATTAAACTTGTAGCACTTTAATCCAGATTATAACAACTTCAAGTTAATTCAAGCTAATCATGTATTAACTTAAACTACACTTGATTTGTTGCGTAACTCATAAAAAGCCAACATCTAGTCCTTACAAAAACATGGATGATGACTAAAAAAGTTACTTTTTTATACTTGGGCATTGATATATGTTTTCATATTTCATGACACTCATTAGCTTGAATGAGAACTCACAAGATatattttttttgctgaatcacaaaTTTTTATTGATAGAGAAGCTAAAAAACCAAATTACAGGACTGACTCAATACAATTTTACAAGACagacccaaaatagaaaaagCTAAAAATAAACTGACTAGGCCCAATCAAAACCAAGAACACACTTTTGCAGTGATAAGATAATTGCCTGACATGAGTTTTTCTTTACAATCAATTTCTGTAGTATGTTGTATGTGGCATTTCTACTTGAGCTAAGGATGATGGCCTCCCTTTATGAATGATAGTTACTCCTTGAGCTAGAGCTGTACCATGACTTGCTAAACTTTCAGCTGTAAAGTTAACTTCTTCGTAACAATCTTCATATTGAATGTCAGCTAACAACTCACAAGATATATATTTATACTAAACTTTTAAGCAAATTCCTCACGGAAATTGTACTCGAGAAGAATCTGATCTGAACTTGGAACATCATAAAATTTGTCCCTTTACCGGCAGAAACCTATCGAACACAGCATTATAGACTTTATGAATAACCTTCTTCTTTCAATAATAAAAGTTTATACCCAGAATATTTGTGCTGATGGCCTTCAATGTGTTGCCAGGTTagtaaagaagaagagaagatctaCTTGGGCCCACACGGGACACCTCCTTTTCAAGTGAAGCAGCAAGACCTGAGCTCCACCTCTGGCCGTAAGCAGCGTTTTAAGCAAAAACTTAAGGACGCAGACAGGAAATACTTGGGAGCAGGAAGAGAGAACAAGGTCGAGAATTTGCGTGAACTCGTTGGAAGCAGCAAAGGTAGCAGCTCCATGCCCAAGAATTCCCCTAGGGATTGGCTTGACCCACATTGCGATGAGTCGCTGTTTGAAAGGGCATATTCTCAAAATTAATGCGAGTCTTGTTTTTAAGCAACTTAAAAGATAAATTCGTTTTGTGAGGCTCGTCTGTTTTCTTGAATTTTACTGAAGGAGTCCAGCCTTCGCGTTTTGAGTCTTGTTTTCCAGATCAGCAAAGGTTGGAAAGCAGCTCAAGTATTGCAATACTCGGAAGTAATCCACCCTGCACCTTGCCATTCATCTTTGCGGTGGCAAATTGAAGTTTATTTGATGCTGTTACTGGATTTGAGACACCAGAAACAATCTATATAAGGTTATTTGTCCTTGGACAGTCAGTGTAAGCAGATAATATTTGTTCTTTGAATTCATGCTCATTCTTCGAGGCAGTGTACGTAAAAGCAAAAAGAGTTAGGTTAGTCGTTGAATTGCAGAGTACATGGCATGTTCCTTTTTCAACAAGGATAGTGTTTGTGTACTTTTCTTCGGTGTCTTTTCATATTTCAGTAGGCCCACAAATGATTTGGCAAGAAGGATGTTTAGGCCCATAGGGAAGCAACTCCTGCAGAAACTCAATCGTGAATCCTAGCTAAAAATCAGTGTAGATTAATCTGTGTTTCGATGTTGTGAACCTCATGGCAGCTAGAACAGACGGTATTTATTTGTCACAAGAAAATTTCTATTGACAGAAACATAACAAGTACATGAGCATACCCATTCAAGAAAAAGCTTACAAATTGACAAGGTATACATATATAAAGCTGATTCGGGGTAGTGGAAAGTTGAGTGTGAAAATTGCAAAATGTTGTTTTTCAGCTGTTTACCATTCATCGTCATTAATCAGATGCATttgttctctttctttcttctgtaAATTCTCCGTTCGACTTTGTAAATTCTCCGTTCGACTTTGCTTATCGAATAGGGACTTTAATCCAACCATTGAAGAAACCAATTGCTAAGATTATGAAAGGAGTGGACATTCCGAAAATGATGATGTACGGGAGTGGTGTCATCATTGGATTCTCTCCTTCCCTTTCTCCTGCTGTCTGCCAGTACCTACACACAGTTTGCCAAATCAAAACTCTTCCATCAGGAACTCCGAAAATGACAAACTACGAAGCTGTAATCAAGGGCCTGACTGAAATGCTTACTGTTCTGGTTCCTGTTCTTTGGTGATGAATTTCTTCTTGTCATCTGGTTTCTTGATGCCTTCATCTGCTCCACCTACAATACCgaatttttcctaattataaTAAGGGAAAAATGTTTAtggaaacaaatacaaaaatttaCAGAATGATCTTACCCAACTTTGCATGAACTTGGAAACTCCTAAGGTTTCTCTTAAGAGCATAAGATTGAATGAGTGGGAAAGGGCTTAGTAATGGTTTTTGAACAAGAAAACTGATGCTAGGCTGAGATGTTAAAGTCATCTTAGCCATGtttcttctctctcttttttctttcttcaaccAACATTTTTAGTCctttgttttcaatataaaccTTGTAATATCTCGCCATTTGGGTGGAGAATAAGTTCTAATGAAGTAGCCTTATCCATTGATGAAATGTCCAACATGTCCTTGTCTCTCTGACACTCTCCTTCGGTACTGTAGTTGTGAAATTGTATATAAACTGCCAAATTGGTATTGCAACTTGCAAGTTACTGAGCATCACCGGCATTTTGATAGCATTGTAACAGCAAATCTAAAGGTGGACAACAATCAAATGCTAACTTTGGTAAGCCATCTTTGTCCACTTGAACCAATCGTTACACTAtggaaaatatataaaaattcaTCTCGAAAAGCACCTTGTTTTTTTTAGACTAGAGACGATCGTTTGTGCATTGGATGCAGTAGGAATTCATATTTACATATTTTCGAATTGCCCTGAAGCTGTAATACGGAAATGCCAACAACTTTAAGTATGTATTCATTTCAGATTTAAACAGATTTTAGGTGACGGCAAATGGAGAAAGGTACCCAGTCCTAAAACCAGTCTTGGCAGTTTTCCTAAGGTCCATACCGGTATAGCAGTGACACAGTCATACCCGAGGCTGCAATTCAAGGTACTTCGTTTATGTTCATCTCAGACGGGATTGGGAAAGCACTGTGAGGTGTTTGACTCCACCAACTGGACTTTGAAGAGAGAGCAGTTTTTCAAATTTACTCAAGGCATTGATTTTTTACAAGATGCTAAtaatgtattattattattattatttctataaTATAAAcattaataattattattattattattatttatttttttttagcaaaACAGAACTTGAACCAATAATTATAAGGTGCTCAAGTTACATTATCTATATTAAGTTTCTCAAAGTGAAAGGATGAAAagcaaataatatattagagagagtctagtccaattgacctagtcaattgtctgtttggtcatATTTGGTAATATAAGTTATAGTTTGGTcatagggtgatgtcatggatgatgtaaatgtcatcttgtagtggcagaaatacccttatattattgtttggtcctagaaaataatggtttggtcctaaggtgaccatatatatacaaaaatttaatagaaaatatctcattctcagatttactttctctctcctatattttcagatctagaatttctctttctttttttctttttattttcttcccgctagtgatgaagaagatgaagatgatgatgaacgattctctcttctctctatttttttcactgctagtgatgaagaagatgaacgatgatgatgatgatgaatacgatgaagttttgcgttttttttttttgatgtttgcttttgttttgatgatgaagacggtgaggttgaagattctgctgctatttatgatgatgatgaacctttatcatcttcagatgcttgggtaagtttcggatctacaaaagaagatgaagatgacggagttcatttctggaatgaactctggtttatgatgaagattttgatgttttttcgtctgttgttgctgctgatgatggagaggatgaagatgatgaagatgagttgctgctgctgatgaagaagatgaagatgacagagttcatttcaggaatgaactttggttttgtgatgaagattttgatgttttttcttgaTGGAACGAACTCATTTTCTATTactgttgttgttgtcaaagatagATTTGCtgatgttgaagatttaattaggtttttgtttttcgTGATGTTTGCTGcaattggtgatgatgatgaagatgaagatgaagacgaactcaagatagatctgctgttgttgaagatttaattaggttttttggttttcttgatgttgctgcgattggagatgatgatgaagatgaactcgtcaaaccctagaaatttgttgctgttgaagatgaatatttatgcgttttgttgttgttgctgctgctgcttaagATGAACTTCATTCCTGGAATAAACTTCATTACggaaatgaacttcatttttggaatgaactctgttgttGATGAACATAatcgtttatataggtttttatcaggagttcgttccagaaatgaactctggtttatataggtttttatcaggagttcattccagaaatgaactctggtttatacaGGTTTTctgaggagttcattccagaaatgaactctggtttatgtaggttttgtgtggagttcattccagaaatgaactatgGTTTATGTAGGTTTTatgaggagttcattccagaaatgaactctggtttatgtagGTTTTTGTTCTTAATAATGGAATTTTTTGTAGAATTTAATGAAATAATGAAGTTCGTTCACATGTGATTTAATTTGGTTTTTATTAGGTTTTCATTTGTAAGAATGAACTTTGATGGTTCATCACACAGAATGAACTGCtataagaaaataagtaaaaattaacacggaagggtacttttgtctgttttatatttttaaataattatggaccaaacagtaaaggcatttcccaaaggactaaacagacatggacccacctaaaaaaggaccaaacgatatttttccggAAAGGAAAAAAGAGGTGGAGAAAATAGAAGTAAACGAACCCTAAGCACCCAGCAACACTTGTCAACCTAGCCGCATCTTCTGCATCATCACCATGCAAGAATAGAGCGCCAATAAGCTTCGATCAACTTCAACTTCTGCTGGCTCAGCAGCACAGTCATCCTTCATACCCGCATATTCTGTGCTTCCACCATAAACCTTTTCAATCTCTTTCCTGTAAGGTTCCAATTTCTCCTTAAGATCAGCAGTACATCCTTCCAATGCAGGGGAAATCTCAGCAGGAATGCCATCCTTCACACCCACATCTTATGTGTTTTCGCCATGAACCTTTTCAAAGTCTTGTTTGTACTGATCCCAATTGTTCAGTAGAAAAGAAAGAAACGCTTCAAACGCTTTAAACGCAGAGGAATTCTTCGTTTCTTGAGTCTCAGAAACCGATATCTTTTCCTTGATATCATGCCAATACTTTTTCGCAAAATGACAAACAGTTTTCTTCTTTCCTCCCTCCTCCTGTCTGGAGATCCGCTTCGTCTTACCGGCCGCCATGGTTTTGATGAAGGGGTTGCGATGAGAATAGAGGTTTCAGATGGTATTTTCCTTAAACGAAGGTTTTGATGTATCAACTTAATGCTATGGTAGGGCCTCACCCATTGATTACCCATAATATCAATCCTAGGGGAAACTAGGGTAGGGCCCTGGATTACTCATGATATCAAGcctttaattaaaagaagtttaaatctaagtctcatattatcattattaAAAGACGTTAATACTTTTATGTATGTTCAAGCCCTTAAGTAAGTAAACCTTAAATTTATTGCATGAATTCGAAAAAATTTTAGGTTTCTCTTAGTCTTAGAGCATAAGATTGAATGAGCGGAAAAGAGGTTACTAATGGTTTTTGCAAAGATGTTAAAGTCATAttagtctttttcttttcttttttcaaccACCATTTCAACTCACATAACTTGATTTGGTAAGCCATATTAGCAGTCAAAAAGTAAGCACCTTGAGTccttgattattttattttattttattgaagcATTGAGTCCTTGATTAATAGgcccaaaataaaaaattatagaaAAACGCAAAATGTGAAATAAAATATACAATGTCATATCAAGAGATCAGA
This genomic interval from Papaver somniferum cultivar HN1 unplaced genomic scaffold, ASM357369v1 unplaced-scaffold_154, whole genome shotgun sequence contains the following:
- the LOC113336886 gene encoding uncharacterized protein LOC113336886, yielding MAKMTLTSQPSISFLVQKPLLSPFPLIQSYALKRNLRSFQVHAKLGGADEGIKKPDDKKKFITKEQEPEQYWQTAGEREGENPMMTPLPYIIIFGMSTPFIILAIGFFNGWIKVPIR
- the LOC113336885 gene encoding uncharacterized protein LOC113336885, yielding MDPNLVQSTPQIEEDDEWDTDGFEIPSLSVGESDLSKLDVPEVKDNKISVSKVSKEEEKIYLGPHGTPPFQVKQQDLSSTSGRKQRFKQKLKDADRKYLGAGRENKVENLRELVGSSKGSSSMPKNSPRDWLDPHCDESLFERAYSQN